The sequence TGGGACTACAGCGGCGGCTCCAAGGGCAACGACATGGGCATCGTGCGCAACGGCGGCAAGACGACCCACAACTACCAGGACATGAACTCCATCATCTACTCGGACTGCAAGGAGGTCGTCATCCTGGTCCCGAAGGGCGCCATCCAGCGCGACTGATGCGCGGATGAGCTGAGCCGTCCAGAAGCCCGGCCCGCGCAAGGTGACGCGGGGCCGGGCTTTCTCATGCGCGGTCGCCGGTCAGCAGCTCCGCGCCCAGCTTCTTCGCCGCGTCCAGGAACTCGTCTCCCAGCTTCGTGCCGCGCACCGCGCGCGACAGCGACAGCGCGCCGTACATGAGCGCGATGGCGGCCAGCGCCTTCTCCCGGCGCCGCGCCCCCAAGGGCAGCAGCTCCGCGTACGACTGGACGAACTCCTGGAGCTCCGCCTCCAGCGCGCCCCGGTAGGGCTCCCCCGCGCGCGACACCTCCGCGGCGATGCTGGGCAAAGGACACGTGGGCGTGACGGCGTCGCGGTGCTGGCGCGACAGGTAGCGCTGCAGGACCTTCAGCGCGGGCGCGTCCGGCGCGTCCTCCTTCGCCTTCTTCAGGAGCGCGTTCCACACCGTGCGCGCGGTGCCCCGGAGGGTCTCCGTGAACAGGTGCTCCTTCGAGTCGAAGTGCCCGTAGAAGCCGCCCACCGTGAGCCCGGCGCCCTTCATCACGTCCATGATGGAGCTCGCCTGGATGCCACGTTCCAGGAGCAACGTGGCGGCGGACGCGAGGATGGCGTCGTGCGACTTCTGCTTCTGCTCCGTCTTCTGGGTCATGATGGATGATGGCAGTAATATTGCCGTCATCCTCCGTCAAGGCGGCGCTCCCTCGCGCCCCTGCTACTTCTTCTTCTTGCGCGAGCCGTCCTCGTAGAAGGCCTCGTCCTCCACCAGCCCGCCGTCGGGTTCCCAGCGCTTGCGCTCGGTGACGCGGCCCTTCACCCACTGCGAGTCCTCGATGAGGGTGCCGTTCTCCGCCCACACCTGGCGGCGGCCTTCGGCCTTGCCCTTCACGTAGTGCTCGCGGCTCTCCGGTCCGCCGTCCGGGAGGAAGGTCTCCGTGACGCCATCGGAGTCGAAGCCGTTGTGGAACTCGCCTTTAATCAGGTTGCGCCGCTCGCGCAGGGAGCCGTCGTCCTCGAAGAAGGACTCCACCGCGCGCTCGCCCGTCACCACGAGCTCATGCTTGCGCTCGCCGTTCTGGAAGTACTCCACGCGCTTCACCTGCTGGCGGCCCTTCCAGGTGACGACCTGCTTCTTGCCGCCGTCGCTGAAGAACTCCGTCTCGTCGCCGTCCCGCTCGCCCTGGGCCCAGGTCGTGGAGCTGAGGGCCTTGCCGGCGGAGTACCGCGTGCTCACGCCGTGGAGCACGCCCGCGGAGAACGCGTTCGTCGCGGTGCGCTGCCCGTCCTTGTCGAAGAGCTCCGTCACGCCTTCGCGCCGCCCGTCCTTCAACTGGATGACGGCGCGCTTCTGTCCGTTCGGGTGGAAGAACACGAGCGGCGAGGGCCCCTTCCAGACGCAGTCCTTGAGGCCCGCCTCCCAGGAGGAGCGCAGGCCGCAACCCGCCTTGGTGAGCCGCCCCTCCTCGTCGTAGTCCGCGTAGGTGCTCTTCGCGTCGTCCGGCTGACGGTCCACGCGCCGGGACACCTTGCCGTTGGGGTGGTAGCGCAGCGACTCGCCCTGCTCGTTGTCGTCCACGTAATGGCTGGTCTCCACCAGCCGGCCGTCCTCGTAGCGCTTGAAGCCGCCGTGGCGCTTGCCGGCCTTGTACTCCTGCTCCACGGCGCGGCCGTCGGACCAGCGGCGCACCTCCCAGCCGTCCTGCTGGCCGTTCTTGAACGCGACGGTGTGCGTCTCCTTCTTCGTGTCCTCGTCCACGCAGCGCACGGTGCCGGTGAGCTTCGCGGTGGAGCTGCCGTTGTCCAGGTTGATGGGCTTGCCCTGGAACGAGCAGCGCTCGATGGCCCACGCGGGCGCGGAGAACAGGGGCACGGACAGCACGAGGAGACGCATCACGGAAGGCGCACGCATGGAGGACTCACGGAAGGGAAAAACGGCTTCCGGGCCCACACCCGCCACGAAGCGTGGCGAGGGGGCCCGGAAGGGGGCTGCGAGGAGAAGAGGCTACTCGAAGGTCCAGGCGAGCCGACCCGTCCCCGGGCCGATGCGGGTGTTGCCCGCCGCGATGTCGCTGCCGCGCACCCAGCCCGTCCTGCCGTCCATCGGGTCGGTGACCAGGTACTCGCGGTTGGCGCCCTGGCCGCGCACGTCGGACATCACCATCGCGTGGCCGCCACCGCCGCTCCATTGGACGGCGAAGGGCACGTCCACGCCGTCGCGCAGCAGCCGGTCCGCGCGGTCCAGCGCGCCCTGACGCGCCTGGGGCGAGTCGGGGATGGTCTGGGTCGCGTAGGTGCGGTTGCTGCTGGGGGAGACGCCCCGGTTGAACATGTCCCGCATCGCGTCCGGGGAGACGCCCAGGCTGTCGCCCGTGCCGCCCTGGCGGGGCCGCGCGATGCCGCCGTTGTTCTCCAGCACGCGCCGCTGCTCGCGGCCGATGTTCGTGTTCGCGTCCAGGCTGTGGATGGGCTCGCGGTGCATCCGGCGCGCGTAAACGGGGTCCGCGTCCGCGTGGGCGACCTGCGCCGCGGTGGGCGCGCACGAGTCGTCGAAGCGCTGCTGGAGCGCGCCCGCGCCCGCGTTCACGTCGATGGCGGTGGACTGGTTGATGAGCGTGGCGCGCGGCGTGCCCGCGATGTCCCGGGCGAAGCGCGTCACCTCGTCCATGTCCGAGGTCGTGTCGCCGAAGAAGTTGCGCACGCGGTCGAGCGCGCCGGGCGCCGTCATCTCCTGGCTGCGCGCCCCCACGGCCTTGAGGATGAGCGAGCGCTCCGTCTGCACGTCCGCGTTGGGCACCGGCTGGCCGTCGCGCGTGCCCGCGTTGCGCAGGGCGCCCTGGAGCGCGTTGAAGTCCTCGCCCGTCATGCCCACCATGGCGCTGGCCGCGGCGCGCGCCTGGGCCGGACCCAGGATGCCTTCCTGGCCCGCCGCGCCGGTGCCACGCGGCTCCGCCACGCCGCGCGTCAGCGTCTCCACCGTGTCCATGCTCAGCCGGGCCGGACGCGCGGCCTGCATCGCGGACAGGTCCAGGAACGTGCGCGTGGCGCGGTCCGCGTTGGGCGTGTTGAGGACGTGCTGGTTCAGGAACTGCGTGGCGCGCTCGCGCTCGGGCGCCGGCATCGCGGAGAGGCGGGCCTGGAGGGCGGTGTTCGTCTCCGGCTGCAGCGGCTCCGCGCGCGTGTTGGCGGCGGGCGCGGCCGGCTGCGTGGCGGGGGGCGGCGTCGCGCGCTGGGTGCGGCCGCGGCGGCCAATCTCGCCGCCGTCCGCCTGGAACGTGTCGTTCCTGGCGTAGCCCAGCGACGGAGCAATGGGCGCGCGCGGCGCGACGGGCTGCGACTCGGGCAGGCGCGTCTGCGGGACACCAGCGGCTGGAATGCGGACGGACACGGACTTCCCCCTCTGCACAAAACTGGAACCCCCGGATTGTCTCACGGGGGTGGGGGAAGTTGCGTCCGCGCCGGAAAAAACCTCCCGGCCTGTGTGTGCCGGAGACCTACCCGGCGTGAGGGCCGGGGAGGATCAGCGCGAGGCGACGGGCTGCGTCTCGGGCTTGGGCTCGACGGTGGCCTTGGCGGCGGCGATGGCGGCCTCGATGTCCAGCTTGCCGCCGGTGATGACCTTGCCCTTGAGGTCCGGGTCCTGCTGGACCGTCTTGAGGATGAGGTCACGCACCTGCACGGCGGTCAGGTCCGGGTTCTCCGCGAACATGCGCGCGGCGGTGGCGGCCACGGTGGGGGTGGCCATGGAGGTGCCGCTCATCTCCTCCCAGTCGTTGCCGGGCACGGTGCTGAGGACGTCCTCGCCCACGGCGGCCAGGTCCACCACCTTGTCGCCGTGCGACGAGAAGCGGGCCAGCTTGTCGTTGTTTCGGTCCATGGACGCCACGGTGAGGACGTTGGGCAGGTCCACGTTGGCGGGCATGTCCGGCACGTTGTTCATGTTGCTGCCGTTGCCGTTGGCGGTGGCGGCCAGCAGCAGGATGTCCGCGTCCGCCAGCTTCTGGATGGCGGCCTCCCAGCGCTTCTGGGACGCGGCGTCGCGGTAGGAGTCACCGAAGCTCGCGTTGGCGGCGCGGATGTTCACGCCGTGCTCGGTCTTCATCTTGACCAGGTAGTCCACCGAGCGCTCGAAGTTGGTGAGCAGGTCCGCGCCGTCGTACAGGCCGCCCACGCTGAGAATCTTCGCCTTGCCCGCGGCGATGCCGGTGTTGCCCTCGCCGTTGTCCTCGGCGGCGATGATGCCCGCCACGTGCGTGCCGTGGTCCGTGCCGTCGCCCTTGAACGGGTCGCCCTTGCCGGTGCCCACGTTGAAGCCGTGGATGTCGTCCGCGATGCCGTTGTTGTCGTTGTCGACGCCGTCCCCGTCCACCTCACCGGGGTTCGTCCACATCGCGTCGTCCAGGTCGGTGTGCTTGTAGTCCACGCCGCCGTCGATGACCGCGATGACC is a genomic window of Corallococcus macrosporus containing:
- a CDS encoding TetR/AcrR family transcriptional regulator, translating into MTQKTEQKQKSHDAILASAATLLLERGIQASSIMDVMKGAGLTVGGFYGHFDSKEHLFTETLRGTARTVWNALLKKAKEDAPDAPALKVLQRYLSRQHRDAVTPTCPLPSIAAEVSRAGEPYRGALEAELQEFVQSYAELLPLGARRREKALAAIALMYGALSLSRAVRGTKLGDEFLDAAKKLGAELLTGDRA
- a CDS encoding toxin-antitoxin system YwqK family antitoxin, which codes for MRAPSVMRLLVLSVPLFSAPAWAIERCSFQGKPINLDNGSSTAKLTGTVRCVDEDTKKETHTVAFKNGQQDGWEVRRWSDGRAVEQEYKAGKRHGGFKRYEDGRLVETSHYVDDNEQGESLRYHPNGKVSRRVDRQPDDAKSTYADYDEEGRLTKAGCGLRSSWEAGLKDCVWKGPSPLVFFHPNGQKRAVIQLKDGRREGVTELFDKDGQRTATNAFSAGVLHGVSTRYSAGKALSSTTWAQGERDGDETEFFSDGGKKQVVTWKGRQQVKRVEYFQNGERKHELVVTGERAVESFFEDDGSLRERRNLIKGEFHNGFDSDGVTETFLPDGGPESREHYVKGKAEGRRQVWAENGTLIEDSQWVKGRVTERKRWEPDGGLVEDEAFYEDGSRKKKK
- a CDS encoding S8 family serine peptidase, giving the protein MEINRKSPASIAPTARTDTSRAQAPKAKPLTVRDGFDTQGARPSNFVDRPTGRPTPPGASVPASAFTFGGANVAVKPDANKAVDAKKVDPSQPKPKLTGEPVIAVIDGGVDYKHTDLDDAMWTNPGEVDGDGVDNDNNGIADDIHGFNVGTGKGDPFKGDGTDHGTHVAGIIAAEDNGEGNTGIAAGKAKILSVGGLYDGADLLTNFERSVDYLVKMKTEHGVNIRAANASFGDSYRDAASQKRWEAAIQKLADADILLLAATANGNGSNMNNVPDMPANVDLPNVLTVASMDRNNDKLARFSSHGDKVVDLAAVGEDVLSTVPGNDWEEMSGTSMATPTVAATAARMFAENPDLTAVQVRDLILKTVQQDPDLKGKVITGGKLDIEAAIAAAKATVEPKPETQPVASR